The genomic DNA CGTCCCGCAGCCCGTGATCGGGCTCGTCGTCGAAACTGCCTGCCTGACCGTCCCAGTAAGCGCCGATGGCGGCGGAGTCCGTCATACCCGGATCGTCGCACCCGCCATTGACATCGCCGCCGGACTGCGCACACCGGCGCACGACAGGCTCACCCGACGGCGCACCCGCACCCCGGATTGGCCCTCGCTTCCCGTCCGCTGGCGGGCGGGAAGCCGGACGGGTCCCCCGGGGGTCGGCCGGCGGCGGGACCCGGCCACGGCGCCTCCGTCGACGCGTCGAGCCGGGGCAGCCTGCTCGGCCCCCGGCACCGAGTTCTACGTCGAGGTCGACCCGCGCCGCCTGGAACAAGATCCCCACCTGGGCCGTTATAGCCACTCACGAGCACGCCATCGTGTCGGCGACAGGCGTTCATGGCCGAGCGCGCTCACGCGCGGACCATTGAGGTGAGCGCCGGGCCACGGCCCGCTGAGCCGCCCCCCTCGCCCGCAGACGGGCCCCGGCGACGCCCCCGGAAGGCACCGCTCCCCACCCACCGAACCAGAAAGCTCAGATCATGGACATCCCGGTCAGCCAGTCCCGCCGCAGCTGCCGTGGAGCGGTCGGTGTGCGCTTGTGCTTGCAGTAGCTCTGCCGGGCGACACCAAGGATCCGGCAGCACCTGTTGACCGGTGCCCCGGCATCGACGAGTCGGTCGATCACCGGGTAGAGGCTTTTGGGGCCGGCTTGTCCTCGCCAAGGAACTTCGCCGTCTGCCGGACGATCGCCAGCTCGGTTTCCAGCTCATGGATCCGCCGGCGAGCGGCTCGCAACTCAGCAAACTCGCTCGACGGCGTTCCCGGCCGCCGCCCGTTGTCGATGTCGTCTTGCCGCAACCACTTCGACAACGTGACGGGATGGATGCCGAGCTCCACCGCCGTTTGCCAGCCTGACGCAGACTCTGCTGAGCATGACCATCGTCACCGGCGTCGCACTGCTGGTGGGCTTCGAGCCCGCCGCGGGCTTCGGTGAATGGCTCGGCGTGATCGGCGTGCTCGTGCTGATCATCTTCGCGCTCACCAGTCTGTCGGTCGCGCTGGCCATCAAGGCCAAGAGCGTTGCAGCCGCGAGCAACATGCTAACGCCACTCATGATCCTCCCGATGATGGGCAGCGGATTCGTCCCCGACTCGATGCCCGCCGGGCTTCAATGGTTCGCCGACTACCAGCCGTTCACCCCGTTCATCGAGACCCCGCGCGGGCTGATGGTGGGCACCCCCGATCGGCAACAACCCGATTCTCGCCATCGGCTGGTACGCCCTGATCGCCCTGGGCGGCTATCTGTGGGCCAAGAATGTCTACAACCGCGAGCCCACGCAGTGAGCGGCTTACATAGTCACCCCCGTCCAACCGGCGGGTGGGCGTCCCCAAACCGAAACCTTTGCTCATCGACGAGCGCCCCCGGTGGGACTGACTAACCCGGGCCGTCCCGGGTGACGGCTCCCGGTTGCCTCACCGGACCGGAATCCTGATCTCAACAGTGGCTCCCATGCAACGCCCACCCCTGCGCGGGCTGACCATGGGCGTCGTCCCTGGCATTCCGGTGCGCTGCGCTGCACGGCTGCGCTGAAAACGTGTGTCCGGCCTGCTTGCGAACGTTCTGAGGTCAGGGGTCCAGGTACTCGATGACCAGCCGGAGAGTACTCCGATCAGGTGACACGGAGCTCCGGAACTTGAGGCATATGCCGTGATCCTGCCTTACTGGGCATATCCAACCAGGGCAGCCCGTTCCGTTCGGGGAGCGTGGCAACGGTGTGAGTTGTCGCCCTTCACACGTGGGGAGGTGCGTGGCTCCGCTGGAACCGCGATGGGCACCCCGGAGGGGTTGGATGGCCAGCCGGCACCGCGTGCGGTGCCGGCTGGACCTTTGTTTGCAAGGAAGGAGCCCATGGCGCACGCCGGTGGCGCACAGGCCCACTGGTGCTCTCTCCGCCGCCCTAATCATGTGATTGCCGCCTTGTCAAAGTGGCGCATCTGTGGAGTACTTGAAAAAGCGAACCGGTGGGCCGCCCATCCCATGACCGGGGATCACGACAGAGGGCGGCGTGTGCCGGTTTTTCTCCTGTGCGGCGTCGAGGGAATTCCCTTGGCACGGCGGCACTCTTCAGTCGTCTGCTCTTTCGTGCAATTCCTCCGCGAAGGTCGGCCCTGAAAGCTCTCATGGTTCCGCTGCGTTCTCTATCTGTTCCTGCCAGCGAGGAGTCTCTCCATGCCTATCTCTCCGAACCAGGGATCCACCGGCGGCGGTACGTTGGTGACGATCACAGGTACGAATCTGTCCGGCACGACCGCCGTCACCTTCGGCACCAGGCCGGCCACCAGCATCACCAACGTCTCTCCGACCCAGGTCACGGCCGTGTCCCCGTCGGGCACCGGCACCGTCGGAGTCACCGTGACGACCGCAGGCGGAACCAGCAACCCCATCCCGTTCTTCTACGTCGGAGCCCCGTTCAAGTCCTCGGTCGGCCCGGCTTCCGGCCCGCTGGCGGGCGGCAACACGGTCACCCTTAACGGTGTCGGGCTGGCGACCGCCAGCAGTGTCGCCTTCGGCGCCAACACCGCCACGCCAACGGTCGTCTCCGACACCCAGCTCACCGTCACCGTGCCGGCAGGCGCGGCAGCCGGACCCGTAGGGGTGAGCGTGACCACCGCAGGCGGGACGAACAACGGCCTGTCCTACACCTACCTGGACGTCCCCACCGTGACGACCGTCGCGCCTGCCTCCGGGCCGACGTCGGGCGGCACCGGTGTCACCATCACCGGCACCAACCTCGACACCACCGAGTCGGTCACCTTCGCCGGCACCCCGGCGCCGTTCTCCGTGGTGAACGCCACCACGGTCTCGGCCGTGACCCCGCCCGGCACCGCCGGTGCAGTCGACGTGGTGGTGACCAACCCGGCCGGTTCCGACACGGCCACCGGCGCGTTCACCTACGTCGCCGGTCCCGGTATCTGACCCGCACCCCGCCGCCGCCCGGCTCGCACCGGGCGGCAGCCGTGCCCACCGTTCGACCGGGCACCCTGCGCCGGGCGGACAGCCTCCGGCTTCTCCCGTGCGGTGACTCCCAGGCCCGGGCTTCACCCAAGCTGCCATTGGAGCATCCTTCATGCCGCCCACGATCAGTACCATCAACCCCACGCAGGGGCCCACTACCGGGGGCACCATCGTCACCCTCACCGGCACCGCGATGACGGGAACCACCGCCGTACGGTTCGGCAGTACCAACGCCACCTTCACCGTCAATTCGGCGACCCAGATCACGGCTGTGAGCCCTCCCCGCGCCGCGGGTGCGGCGGCGGTGACGCTCATCCATCCGACCGGGAACAGCAACTCGGTGACGTTCACCTACGTTGTGACGCAGGTTCCCCAGGTCACGGGGGTGACGCCTGCCAGCGGCCCAACGGCCGGCGGCACCACCGTCATCCTTACGGGAACAGGGTTCACCGGGGCCACGGCGGTTGGCTTCGCCGGAGCACCGGCCACGTCGTTCCTGGTGAACTCAGCCACCCAAATCACCGCCGTCACCCCCGCCGGCGCCGCCGGAGCCGCCGTGGTGACCGTGACGGCACCAGGAGGCACCAGCGCCCCGGACGCGTTCTTCTTCTACGCCGCGCCGCCCGCTCTCCACAACAGCAGCCCCGCCCAGGGCCCGACGGCGGGTGGCACCGTGATCACACTCAGCGGAAGCAACCTGCTCGACACCAGCGCCGTGCTCTTCGGCTCCACCAACGCCGCCTCCTTCACCGTGGTGTCGGCAACACAGATCACGGCTTCCACTCCTCCAGGGACGGGCAGCGCGCCGATCACAGTGGTCACGCCGGGCGGCACGAGCAATCCCGTCGCCTTCGCCTATGTCGCCCCGCCCACACTGTCGACTTTGGTACCCGACACCGGTCCGGCGTCAGCGGGCACCGTGGTCACTCTCACCGGCGCGAACCTGGCCACTACGTCGGCTGTCACCTTCGGCACTACGGTCGCCTCATTCACCGTAGTGTCTGACACGCAGGTCATCGCGGTCGCACCTGCAGGCGCCCCAGGCCCGGTCACGGTATCCGTCACCACCGCAGGCGGTATCAGTCCCGGGCTTCCCTACACACGAACCGCCATGCCCGGTATCTGACCCAGCGACCGGAGGGAAAGCCGCCTCACATCCCGCGCGACCACCCGTTCGATTCCCTCGGCTGCGGACCGGTGTCGCCTGGCGCGACGTCCCCGCCGAGACCGTGGGCTGCTCCGGGGTGGCAGCCTGGCGCCGGTTGATCGATTCGGCGCGTTTGACTGTCTTGCCGACGTCGTGATGGCTGGCTCGGTGCTTGTTCTTCGAGCCGGGAGGCCGTCCCGTACGCCGCCGGGTCCACCCCACCGTGCCGCCCGGCGTGGAGTACAGCCTGACCCCGCTGGGGCGAAGCCTGCTGGAGCCGGTCTCGGCGCTGGCCGACTGGGCCGTACGGCACGAGGAGGAGATCAACGAGGCCCGGTCCCGCCATGCCGCCGCACGGGACACCCCCGTGACGCCGGCCGACACCACGACCTGAAGTCCCCGGCCGGCGGCAGACCACTCGCCGACCCGCCGTCGGCCACGGGCGACAGGACGGGCATGGCCGTCGCCGAGGAGCCAGAGGGCCGTGCGCGGCGCGTTCCGGCCGGTCGTCGGCATTGCACCCGGTACTGCACAGCCTGCTCGCGAAGGGCGTGGATGAGCATCGTGACGTGGGGTGGTCACGGCCGCTGATTGCGGCGACCCCGATGTGCCGGACCGAGGCCGGCGACGTGATCGGGACAGTGCTCAGCCCCGGGATCCCGGAGGAGTCCGGGGCCAGGTAGGCGCGCGGGTCTGGCCGCGGGCAAGCCGCGTCGCCCGACTTGATAGGCAAGTGAATACTTGCCTATGGTGGAGGTGTGCCTGATGATGTGTTCAAGGCGCTGTCCGACCCGACCCGTCGCGCGATCCTCGACGAGTTGACGGAGCGGAACGGCCAGACCCTCTTCGAAATCTGCACGCGGCTGTCCAGCAAGCATGGGCTGGGATCGTCACGACAGGCGATCAGTCAGCACCTCGCCGTACTGGAAGCCGCGGGACTGATAAACACGCGGCGCGAGGGCCGCTACAAGTTCCACGACCTCAACGCCCAACCGCTTGAGCAGATCGTCTCGCGCTGGCTCAAGCCGCAACAACCGGAGACCGGACCATGAAGATCTACGTCGCCCACGTATTCGTCGACGACCAGAACAAGGCCGAGGCTTTCTACACCGACGTACTCGGCTTCGTGAAAAAGAACGACATCCCCGTCGGAGGCGGCGCCCGCTGGCTGACGGTCGTCTCGCCCGAGAACCCCGACGGCGCAGAGCTGCTTCTGGAGCCGTCCGGCCACCCCGCCGTCCCGCCGTACAAGGAGGCGCTGGTCAAGGACGGTATCCCGGCGACCTCCTTCGAGGTCAAGGACGTCCACGAGGAGACCGCTCGGCTGAGGGAGAAGGGCGTCGTCTTCACGCAGGAGCCGATGAACGCGGGCCCGGTCACCATGGCCGTCTTCGATGACACCTGCGGGAACCTGATCCAGATCATCCACCACAACAGCTAAGGCGTCGGCTCGTGCAAAAGATCAACACCTTCCTCATGTTCGAAGGACATGCCGAGGAGGCGATGAACTTCTACGTTGCCACCTTCAACGGCACGGTCGACAGCGTCACCCGCTATGGACCGGAAGGCCCGGGTCCCGAGGGATCCGTGCTGCAGGCGACGTTCACCCTCGGCAGCCAGCAGTACATGTGCATCGACAGCCACGTGAAGCACGGGTTCACGTTTACCCCTTCCCTCTCACTGTTCGTCACGTGCGACGACCAGGCGGAACTGGACCGCTTGTTCACGACACTCGGCGAAGGCGGCGGAGTGCTGATGCCGCTGAACAACTACGGCTTCAGCACGAAGTTCGGCTGGGTGAACGACCGCTACGGCGTCTCCTGGCAGCTGAACCTGCCATAACACCGCGTGCCCGGCTTCGAGCCGCACTCCCCGGGGCCTCGCTTCCCCGCGGACAAGCCCACCCTACGGCGAAGGGGCGTGGCGAAAACCTCGTGCCATGTCCCTTCGTCAAGCCTCTGACTCCGTCAGACTCCGGCATATCACCCACCGGCGAAGTCCTTCATCGTGTCTCCGTGCTTGATCGGTCGGCGGTGTCCGCGGACGTACGGGGGCGGGGCATCGTGAGCCCCGGGTCAAGGCGCTTGTCCGGGGCCGTTCCGGTCGTACTCGACACCGTCGCAGCCCATGCGGGCGGCGAGGCCGAGGCGGGCCCAGACGATCTCGCCGAACGCGCCGCACCGCTCCCCGCGGAGGTCGAGCGAGCGCTCGCCCTCCCATCCGGTGTTCCCGTGATCGCGTGACTTTCGGGCCAGCAGACGATCTCTGCCTCGGTCCGGCGCACGAACGCCGACGTCAGCAGGGCATCCGAAGCAAGACCAACGAGCGTCAAATGAGCGTCAAGATACCTCGGAGAGCGTCATTTCAGGGTCAGGATATTGCCCATACCGCACACGACGCACATCATGCGCATCACGGAAATCGCAGGTCAGGCCGCCTTGGAGGACGACGACCTGATAACGCTGGAGCACACCGCCGCGCTCTGCCCCTGCCGGTACGGCCCGGGTCTGTGCGGCTCGTCCGGCGGCGGCCGGACCGGCCTCCTCCTCACTCTCGAATACGACCAGTCGTATCGTCAATCGGATGGCGCGGCCGCGGACTTCTCACCCCTCCGCCGGCCCCAGGAGATCCGCGACGCAGGCGAGGTAGAGGGCCATCGCCGTACCGGGGTCGCGGGGGTTGCGCCCGGAGAGTTCCGCGGCCTTCGCGAGGTGGTAGAGCAGGGTGTTGCGGTGGACGGCGAGGCGGTCGGCGGCGCGGAGGAAGGGCTACAGCTTCGCGGTGCCCGCCGAGGTGCTACCGCGCCGGCTGATCCACCTGGGTTCGGCGAAGTCGGTGCTGACGCCACTGGGGCAACAGGTGCGGGTGGCGGGCACGATGGAGTTCGACCTCGACGCGGACCGGTTCAGGCAGCACCGGGTGGAGGCGATCGTGGCGGCCGCGCGGCCGTATCTGCCCGCCGCGGACTGGGACCGGCGGGAGCAGGAGTGGGTGGGCCCGCGGCCGATGACCCCGGACGGGCTGCCGCTCATCGGCGCGCTGCCCGGGCACCCCGGCGTGCTGCTGGCCACCGGGCACAACATGCTGGGCCTGATGCTCGCGCCCGCGACGGGCCGCCTTGTCGCGGACCTCGCCACCCGCCCCGATCCCCCGGCCCGCGCGGCCCTCTTCGCCCCTTCCCGCGCCGCCCGGCGGGTCCGCGCCACCGCGCGCTGACGCCGCGTTTCGCAGAGGGAAAGCCGCTGACCCCGTCGCCCGCGCCGGGCGGGCGACGGGCGCCGGCACGGCTCAGCCGGGCCAGCCCAGTCGGTCCGCGACACGGTCCCAGTGGTGGTCCGCGTCGCCGAAGGCCAGCGCCCACGCCGCCATCTGGCCGGAGAAGAAGTGCAGGTCGTGCTCGTGGGTGAAGCCGATCGCGCCGTGCACCTGGTGACCGGTGTCGCAGACCCGCAGGCACGCCTCGCTCACCCACGCCTTGGCCATCGACACCTCCGCCGCGGCGTCCAGCCCCTCCGACAGCCGCCAGCTCGCCTCGTACGCCATGAAGCGCGAACTCAGCACGTCGATGGCCATGTTCGCGCAGTGGTGCTGGACGGCCTGGAAGGAGCCGATGGGCCGGCCGAACTGCTCGCGCTCCGCGGCGTACGTGACCGTCAGGTCGAGGACCCGCTGCGCCGCGCCGACCATCGCGGCGCAGGTGGCGGTGGCGCCGTACGCGTCGATCGCCTCGGCGACCTCGCGGCCGGCGGTCAGCGCGCGGTCACGGGGCACCCTCACCCTGTCGAAGCGGACGCGGCACGGCCGGTCGGCGCCGATGGCGTCGAGCCGCTCGCGTACGACGCCGGGCGCCGAGGCGTCCACCAGCAGGGCGGGGCCCTCGGCGGGCACGACGAGCAGGTCCTCCGCGGCGTGCGCGTAGGGCACGAACTGCGCCGTGCCGTCGAGCACGAACCCGTCGTCCGCCGGAACCGCTGCGATCTCGGCGCCGGTGCCGTCCCAGCGGCCCGGCACGGCGCTCATCACCCGGCCGCGGGCGATCTCCCCGAGCCACCGCGCCTGCTGCGCCTGTGTGCCGTACCGGGCGAGAGGCAGCCCGCAGCACGCCACCGTGGCCAGGAACGGGCTCGGCACCAGGGCGTGCCCCATCTCCTCCACGACCAGGCACAGCTCCAGGAACCCGGTGCCGACTCCGCCGTGGGCCTCCGGCAGCGCCAGCCCGGTCCAGCCGAGCTCGACCAGCTCCTTCCACAGCGCGGCGGAGTAGCCGGCGGGCTCGCCGGCCACCGCCCGGGCTCCGGCGCTCGCGCCCCGCGACTCCAGCAGCCCGCGGGCGGTGTCCTTGATCAGCTCCTGGTCCTCGGTGAGTGTCAGGTCCATCAGTCCACCGGCGGGATCTTGTCGGACCGCACCCACACGCCGGGCCGCTCCTCCCAGAAGAGCTGCACGAGCACGCCTCCGGTGTGCTTGGGGTGGATGAACGCGTCGCGCCAGGCGGCGCCGTCGGTGCTGCCCTCGTTCTCGCCGAACGCCGGCACGCCGTGGTGCGCGCAGGCCGCCGCCGCCCGGTCCCAGTCGGCGACCTGGAACGTCACGTGGTGCGCGGCGGCGCCGTTCCTGTCCCAGAACCGCTCGATGAACGAGTCCTCGCCGCGCGGCATGATGACCTCCCAGCAGATCGTCGATCCGGGGATGTTCAGCACGAGGTCCGCCATGTCCAGGTGCTCGTCCTCGGGCGTCCGCCAGACCTGCACGAAGCCGGCGAGCCGCTGGTACCAGCGGGCCAGCTCGTCGCGGTCGGGGAACGCCTGGCACACGTGGTCGAGGGCGACGATGCCGAGTGACGGCGCGACCGGGGGCTCCGCGGTCACCGGTACGGCGGGACCGTCACCGCACAGCGCGAGGTCGCCGGGACCGCGCAGCCGGAAGAGCACCCCGGGACCGCGCTCGGGCGGCGACAGCGACGCCTCCAGCCAGCCGCCGCCCCCGCGGGCCGCCGGCTTGACGCCGAGCGCCTCCAGCTCGGCGCGGACGGCCCCGAGGTCGGGGACCTCCGCGGCGACATGGTGCAGTCCCGGGCGGCCGCCCTGGCCGTCGAGGAACTCCTGGATCGCGGACCCCTCGCCGGCCGGCGCCAGCACCTCCCAGGTGTGCCCCGGGTTCCCGGGCAGCTCCAGCCGTACGCCGCGGCAGCCCTCGGCGGGGTTGTCCCAGCTCCGCGTGCGGCGGAACCCGAACAGCCCCTCCAGCAGCGCCACCTGCGGCTCCAGCTCCGGTGCGACCTGGCCGATGTGGTCGATCCGGTAAATCCGCACAGATCCTCCTCGCTCGTTTCCACTCAAGGGCCGGGCACCGCTCAGCTCGGGTGCGGTTCGATCCAGTCGTACTCGTTGGTGACCAGTTCCTTCACCAGGCGCAGGTTGTACCGGTTCATCGCCGCGATCCGCTCGGCCAGTTCGCCGACCCGCTTGTCGAACTCGTCCGCCGGATACACGTCGTTGACCAGGCCGATCCGCTGCGCCCGCGCGGCGTCGAGCCGGATGCCGGTGAAGAGCAGCTCCTTGGCCATCGCCTTGCCGACCCGGCGCGGGAGCCGCTTGACGCCGCCCCAGCCGGGCGCGGACCCGCCGAACTCCGGCTGGTCGGGGTCGCCGTCCTCGGTCATCTTCGGCCGGTACGGCGGCCGGGCGGACAGCGTGATCTCGACCAGGCCCATCTTCGCGTCGTCCGAGGCGACGATGAAGTCGGCGGCCAGCGCCAGCTCCAGCCCGCCGCCGACGGCGTAGCCGTGCACGGCCGCGACGACCGGGACGGACAGCCGCTCCATCATCGCGAACGTCTTCTCGCCGAGCCGCCCCTGCTCCACCCGCTCCTGCTTGGTGAGCTGCTCCGACCAGCCGAGGTCCATGCCGGCGCAGAACGCCCGCTCGCCGGCCCCCCGCAGCACCACCACGCAGACGTCCTCGTCGTCGTCCACCTCGGTGAAGAACCGGCGGAGTTCGCGCATCGTCGTCGGGGTGAGCGCGTTGAGCTTCTCGGGCCGGTTCAGGGTCAGCCAGGCGACCCGCTCCTCGATCTTCAGGTCGAGGGTCTCGTACATGGAGAGGATTCCTCCTTGGTCGTTATCGGCTGCGAGGCAGGTTCAGGCCCCGGGTGGCGATGACGTCGCGCTGGATCTCCGACGCGCCGCCGAGGAAGGTGGAGGCGACACAGTCGCGCGACATGTGGGTGAAGACGCCGCCGAGCGGGGCGTCGCGGCGCTGCCAGAGCTGGGCGGACCGGCCGAAGGCCGAGGCGCCGGTACGGGCCAGGCGCTGGTGCAGCTCCGCGCCGAAGAGCTGGTTGACCGACGCCTCGTAGCCGGGCACGCCGCCGGCCGCCTGCTTGGACACGGTGTAGCGGGCGAGGTTGTACTGCACCCGGATCTCGGTGTGGCGGCGGGCGATCTCCCGGCGCAGCGCGGCCCTGGTGTCGTCCCTGAGGAACACGCGGCCCTCGTCGGAGCCGACGTAGCCGACGAGTTCCGACAGCGCCTGCTCGTACTTGATCGTGGCGCCGATGCCGGCCCGTTCGAAGCTCAGCGCGGTCATCGCGACGTACCAGCCGCGGTTCTCCTCGCCGACCCGGTTGGCCGCCGGCACCCGGACGTCCTCGAAGAAGATCTCGCAGAACGGCGTCGCCCCGCGGATGTCGGTGATCGGGCGGATGGTCACCCCGGGAGCGGTCGCGTCGACGAGCAGGAACGTGATGCCGCGGTGCGGCCGCGACGCCTCCGGATCGGTGCGTACGAGCACGAACAGCCAGTCCGCGTACTGCCCGAGCGAGGTCCACACCTTCTGCCCGTTGACCGTGTACGTGCCGGTGGCCTCGTCGCCCTCGCGGACCGCGCGGGTGCGCAGCGAGGCGAGGTCGGAGCCGGAGCCCGGCTCCGAGAAGCCCTGCGCCCAGGTGACCTCGCCGCGGGCGATCGGCGGCAGGTGCGCGGCGCGCTGCTCGGCGGTGCCGTGCTCCAGGAGCGTCGGGCCGAGCAGGAAGGCGCCGATCCCGTTCACGGTGGGGACGCGGGCGCGCATCATCTCCTCCTGGAGGACGAACTCCTCCAGCGCCGACAGTCCCGCCCCGCCGTACTCGGCCGGCCAGTGCGGGGTTATCCAGCCACGCTCGGCGAGGACCGCCGCCCACGCGCGGGCCCCGTCGCGGCGCGCCGGGTCGTCGGAGAGCCGGTCGACCGGCCAGTTGTAGCCCCGGACGTCCTCGGGTTCGAGGCTCTGCTCGGCCTCGCGGTCGGGCACGTAGGCCGGTGGGAAGCGGTCGCGTACGAAGGCGCGCACCTCTTCCCGGAAAGCCGCCTGCTCCGGGGTGTCCGCCCAGTTCACGGTGTCTCCTCCCGGTCCCAGGTGCCGGGGGTGAGGCCGTGGTCGCCTTCGGCCCGCAGCCGGTACTTGGCGACTTTGTCGGTGGGCGTACGCGGCAGGGCGTCGATGAACTCGATGTAGCGCGGGACCATCGAGCGGGGCAGCCGCTCCGCGCAGAACGCCACCAGCTCGGCGGGCTCCAGCGCCGCTCCCGGCTGCAGCACGACCGCCAGCTTGACGTCCTCGTCGCCCAGGTCGGAGGGCACGCCGATGGCTGCGGACTCCAGGATCGACGGGTGCAGGTTGACCTCGCACTCCAGGTCGAAGGCCGAGATGTTCTCGCCGCGGCGCCGGATGGCGTCCTTCATCCGGTCGAGGAAGTAGAAGTAGCCGTCGGCGTCGCGCCACACGCGGTCCCCGGTGTGGAACCACATGTTGCGGAAGCAGTCGGCGGTGGCCTCGGGGGCGCCGTAGTACCCGGTGGTGATCACGAACGGCTGCCTGGGCCGTACGAC from Streptomyces sp. CMB-StM0423 includes the following:
- a CDS encoding VOC family protein, whose translation is MQKINTFLMFEGHAEEAMNFYVATFNGTVDSVTRYGPEGPGPEGSVLQATFTLGSQQYMCIDSHVKHGFTFTPSLSLFVTCDDQAELDRLFTTLGEGGGVLMPLNNYGFSTKFGWVNDRYGVSWQLNLP
- a CDS encoding winged helix-turn-helix transcriptional regulator: MFFEPGGRPVRRRVHPTVPPGVEYSLTPLGRSLLEPVSALADWAVRHEEEINEARSRHAAARDTPVTPADTTT
- a CDS encoding acyl-CoA dehydrogenase family protein, with the translated sequence MNWADTPEQAAFREEVRAFVRDRFPPAYVPDREAEQSLEPEDVRGYNWPVDRLSDDPARRDGARAWAAVLAERGWITPHWPAEYGGAGLSALEEFVLQEEMMRARVPTVNGIGAFLLGPTLLEHGTAEQRAAHLPPIARGEVTWAQGFSEPGSGSDLASLRTRAVREGDEATGTYTVNGQKVWTSLGQYADWLFVLVRTDPEASRPHRGITFLLVDATAPGVTIRPITDIRGATPFCEIFFEDVRVPAANRVGEENRGWYVAMTALSFERAGIGATIKYEQALSELVGYVGSDEGRVFLRDDTRAALRREIARRHTEIRVQYNLARYTVSKQAAGGVPGYEASVNQLFGAELHQRLARTGASAFGRSAQLWQRRDAPLGGVFTHMSRDCVASTFLGGASEIQRDVIATRGLNLPRSR
- a CDS encoding IPT/TIG domain-containing protein: MPISPNQGSTGGGTLVTITGTNLSGTTAVTFGTRPATSITNVSPTQVTAVSPSGTGTVGVTVTTAGGTSNPIPFFYVGAPFKSSVGPASGPLAGGNTVTLNGVGLATASSVAFGANTATPTVVSDTQLTVTVPAGAAAGPVGVSVTTAGGTNNGLSYTYLDVPTVTTVAPASGPTSGGTGVTITGTNLDTTESVTFAGTPAPFSVVNATTVSAVTPPGTAGAVDVVVTNPAGSDTATGAFTYVAGPGI
- a CDS encoding ArsR/SmtB family transcription factor, which codes for MPDDVFKALSDPTRRAILDELTERNGQTLFEICTRLSSKHGLGSSRQAISQHLAVLEAAGLINTRREGRYKFHDLNAQPLEQIVSRWLKPQQPETGP
- a CDS encoding VOC family protein, which codes for MRIYRIDHIGQVAPELEPQVALLEGLFGFRRTRSWDNPAEGCRGVRLELPGNPGHTWEVLAPAGEGSAIQEFLDGQGGRPGLHHVAAEVPDLGAVRAELEALGVKPAARGGGGWLEASLSPPERGPGVLFRLRGPGDLALCGDGPAVPVTAEPPVAPSLGIVALDHVCQAFPDRDELARWYQRLAGFVQVWRTPEDEHLDMADLVLNIPGSTICWEVIMPRGEDSFIERFWDRNGAAAHHVTFQVADWDRAAAACAHHGVPAFGENEGSTDGAAWRDAFIHPKHTGGVLVQLFWEERPGVWVRSDKIPPVD
- a CDS encoding VOC family protein produces the protein MKIYVAHVFVDDQNKAEAFYTDVLGFVKKNDIPVGGGARWLTVVSPENPDGAELLLEPSGHPAVPPYKEALVKDGIPATSFEVKDVHEETARLREKGVVFTQEPMNAGPVTMAVFDDTCGNLIQIIHHNS
- a CDS encoding endo alpha-1,4 polygalactosaminidase, encoding MLARKSRDHGNTGWEGERSLDLRGERCGAFGEIVWARLGLAARMGCDGVEYDRNGPGQAP
- a CDS encoding IPT/TIG domain-containing protein, coding for MPPTISTINPTQGPTTGGTIVTLTGTAMTGTTAVRFGSTNATFTVNSATQITAVSPPRAAGAAAVTLIHPTGNSNSVTFTYVVTQVPQVTGVTPASGPTAGGTTVILTGTGFTGATAVGFAGAPATSFLVNSATQITAVTPAGAAGAAVVTVTAPGGTSAPDAFFFYAAPPALHNSSPAQGPTAGGTVITLSGSNLLDTSAVLFGSTNAASFTVVSATQITASTPPGTGSAPITVVTPGGTSNPVAFAYVAPPTLSTLVPDTGPASAGTVVTLTGANLATTSAVTFGTTVASFTVVSDTQVIAVAPAGAPGPVTVSVTTAGGISPGLPYTRTAMPGI
- a CDS encoding NAD(P)/FAD-dependent oxidoreductase, which translates into the protein MLRWTARRSAARRKGYSFAVPAEVLPRRLIHLGSAKSVLTPLGQQVRVAGTMEFDLDADRFRQHRVEAIVAAARPYLPAADWDRREQEWVGPRPMTPDGLPLIGALPGHPGVLLATGHNMLGLMLAPATGRLVADLATRPDPPARAALFAPSRAARRVRATAR
- a CDS encoding enoyl-CoA hydratase/isomerase family protein, whose amino-acid sequence is MYETLDLKIEERVAWLTLNRPEKLNALTPTTMRELRRFFTEVDDDEDVCVVVLRGAGERAFCAGMDLGWSEQLTKQERVEQGRLGEKTFAMMERLSVPVVAAVHGYAVGGGLELALAADFIVASDDAKMGLVEITLSARPPYRPKMTEDGDPDQPEFGGSAPGWGGVKRLPRRVGKAMAKELLFTGIRLDAARAQRIGLVNDVYPADEFDKRVGELAERIAAMNRYNLRLVKELVTNEYDWIEPHPS
- a CDS encoding ABC transporter permease — protein: MSMTIVTGVALLVGFEPAAGFGEWLGVIGVLVLIIFALTSLSVALAIKAKSVAAASNMLTPLMILPMMGSGFVPDSMPAGLQWFADYQPFTPFIETPRGLMVGTPDRQQPDSRHRLVRPDRPGRLSVGQECLQPRAHAVSGLHSHPRPTGGWASPNRNLCSSTSAPGGTD
- a CDS encoding acyl-CoA dehydrogenase family protein, which translates into the protein MDLTLTEDQELIKDTARGLLESRGASAGARAVAGEPAGYSAALWKELVELGWTGLALPEAHGGVGTGFLELCLVVEEMGHALVPSPFLATVACCGLPLARYGTQAQQARWLGEIARGRVMSAVPGRWDGTGAEIAAVPADDGFVLDGTAQFVPYAHAAEDLLVVPAEGPALLVDASAPGVVRERLDAIGADRPCRVRFDRVRVPRDRALTAGREVAEAIDAYGATATCAAMVGAAQRVLDLTVTYAAEREQFGRPIGSFQAVQHHCANMAIDVLSSRFMAYEASWRLSEGLDAAAEVSMAKAWVSEACLRVCDTGHQVHGAIGFTHEHDLHFFSGQMAAWALAFGDADHHWDRVADRLGWPG